The following proteins are encoded in a genomic region of Paenibacillus sp. FSL H3-0469:
- a CDS encoding MBOAT family O-acyltransferase, producing the protein MVFSSLIFLFLFLPVTMLIYYLSPMRIRNAVLLGASLIFYAWGEPIYIFLMIFSTVFDYVNGILIDRYRHRKVIARGVLILSMIGSLGILGFFKYAGFVLDNINSLFDLHLQAADLPLPVGISFYTFQTMSYIIDVYRRKMPVQKNLISFGAYVTMFPQLVAGPIVKYGDIAGQLVNRKVTLERFGEGAELFIRGLAKKVLLANNIGLLWASSKAVPAAELSVLSAWLGIIAFTFQIYFDFSGYSDMARGLGKMIGFEFMENFHYPYTSKSITEFWRRWHISLGSWFREYIYIPLGGNRVGKLKQLRNLAVVWFITGLWHGASWNFILWGLYFGLFVTLEKLILLKQLQRLPVFVSHVYTLMIVIIGWVFFEFEHLPAALTFIGTMFGAGTHGFADNRALYDLSANALLLLFLAVCATPFPSKALTRFRTRFARFGTFAALAICFIFIVASTAYLVNATYNPFLYFRF; encoded by the coding sequence TTGGTCTTTAGCAGCCTTATATTTCTATTCCTCTTTCTGCCGGTCACCATGCTGATCTACTATCTCTCGCCTATGAGGATTAGAAATGCTGTTCTGCTCGGCGCAAGTCTGATCTTCTATGCATGGGGGGAGCCCATCTACATCTTCCTCATGATCTTCTCGACGGTATTCGATTATGTGAACGGAATCCTGATCGATAGATACAGGCATCGTAAAGTAATTGCACGGGGAGTTTTGATTCTGTCCATGATTGGCAGCCTGGGGATTCTTGGATTTTTTAAATACGCAGGTTTCGTGCTCGATAATATCAACTCGTTGTTCGACCTGCACTTGCAGGCAGCAGATCTTCCGCTTCCGGTGGGCATATCGTTCTACACGTTCCAGACGATGTCTTACATCATCGATGTTTACCGCAGGAAGATGCCTGTTCAGAAGAATCTGATCTCCTTCGGCGCCTACGTGACGATGTTTCCGCAGCTTGTAGCGGGACCGATCGTTAAATACGGAGACATTGCGGGGCAGCTCGTTAACCGCAAAGTGACGTTGGAGCGTTTTGGCGAAGGGGCGGAATTGTTTATCAGAGGGCTCGCCAAAAAAGTACTGCTTGCCAACAATATCGGTTTGCTGTGGGCAAGCAGTAAAGCGGTGCCTGCGGCGGAGCTGTCGGTTCTGTCCGCTTGGCTCGGCATTATCGCCTTTACGTTTCAAATCTATTTCGATTTCAGCGGATATTCGGATATGGCACGCGGTTTAGGTAAGATGATCGGGTTCGAATTTATGGAGAACTTCCACTATCCTTATACCTCCAAGAGTATTACGGAATTTTGGCGGAGGTGGCATATCTCGCTCGGGTCCTGGTTCCGTGAATATATCTACATCCCGCTTGGCGGCAATCGGGTAGGGAAGCTGAAACAGCTGCGAAACTTGGCGGTGGTATGGTTTATAACCGGATTGTGGCATGGAGCGAGCTGGAATTTTATCCTTTGGGGCTTGTATTTCGGTCTCTTTGTCACGCTTGAAAAGCTGATTCTCTTGAAACAGCTTCAGCGCTTGCCTGTCTTTGTAAGCCATGTCTACACCCTGATGATCGTGATCATCGGCTGGGTATTTTTCGAATTTGAACATTTGCCTGCAGCCCTGACCTTCATTGGAACGATGTTTGGCGCCGGGACACATGGATTCGCGGACAACCGGGCGCTCTACGATCTGTCGGCGAATGCTCTGCTGCTGCTGTTCTTGGCGGTTTGTGCCACGCCGTTTCCAAGCAAAGCACTGACCCGGTTCAGAACCAGATTTGCCCGGTTCGGCACGTTTGCCGCGCTTGCCATCTGCTTCATCTTCATCGTGGCCTCAACAGCATACCTGGTCAATGCAACGTACAATCCATTTTTATACTTTCGTTTTTGA
- a CDS encoding DUF523 domain-containing protein has product MIIVSSCLAGMKVRYNGTDCLEQGIRQLLDSRQAVAVCPELLGGFSTPREPAEIIGGSGTDVLEGQARVVDRTGRDVTAMYIEGAYAALEQVRSLAATLVVLKENSPSCGSSMIYNGEFAGMKIPGEGVTTALLRLHGIEVISEEQLAARLPGIEG; this is encoded by the coding sequence ATGATTATCGTAAGCTCCTGCCTGGCAGGAATGAAGGTCAGATATAATGGAACTGATTGTCTGGAGCAGGGCATCCGGCAGTTGCTGGACAGCCGGCAGGCGGTTGCTGTATGTCCCGAGCTGCTGGGCGGTTTCTCTACCCCGAGAGAACCGGCAGAGATTATAGGCGGCAGCGGCACAGATGTGCTGGAGGGGCAGGCCCGGGTGGTGGATAGAACCGGGAGGGATGTAACCGCAATGTACATAGAGGGCGCGTATGCCGCACTAGAGCAGGTACGGAGCTTAGCAGCCACGCTTGTTGTCCTTAAGGAGAATAGCCCTTCCTGCGGCAGCTCCATGATCTATAACGGAGAATTTGCGGGCATGAAAATCCCCGGAGAAGGGGTGACCACAGCTCTCCTGCGGCTGCATGGTATTGAAGTGATCTCCGAGGAGCAGCTCGCGGCGCGGTTGCCGGGAATAGAGGGCTGA
- a CDS encoding DUF4358 domain-containing protein translates to MFPGKKMKYLVVLAAVMSLCGILIGCSSKKEGAKDVPVHTIEERIQQAASMEAMDKGDMNRLKKLYHLDAEVVQDFVLYTAESNVEANELAVIRVKQEDQAESVKENIMERIEAQKVKLKDYRPEQFYLVEKHILKVKGRYILFTVSKEAEQIESAFSEALK, encoded by the coding sequence ATGTTTCCGGGAAAGAAAATGAAATACCTGGTTGTCCTGGCTGCCGTCATGAGCTTATGCGGCATTCTGATCGGATGCTCCAGTAAGAAGGAAGGCGCCAAAGACGTTCCTGTCCATACCATTGAGGAACGCATCCAGCAAGCGGCCTCTATGGAAGCTATGGACAAAGGGGATATGAACAGGCTTAAGAAGCTCTATCATCTCGATGCAGAGGTAGTTCAGGATTTTGTGCTGTATACGGCAGAATCGAACGTGGAAGCGAATGAACTGGCCGTGATTAGAGTCAAGCAAGAGGATCAAGCGGAAAGCGTTAAGGAGAACATCATGGAAAGAATTGAGGCTCAAAAAGTCAAGCTGAAAGACTACCGCCCCGAGCAATTTTACCTCGTCGAAAAGCATATATTAAAGGTCAAAGGCCGCTATATTTTGTTCACAGTCTCCAAGGAGGCGGAGCAAATCGAAAGTGCATTTAGCGAAGCCCTAAAATAA
- a CDS encoding DNA polymerase IV produces the protein MPRERIILLSDCQSFYASVEKAAHPEYADQPVAVGDPTRMNGIVLAACPLAKSRGVTTASRVGEALTKCPELVVIRPRMGTYIKVSLLISEIYQVYTDLVEAFSIDEQFLDVTGSLRAFGGDLAELIHSIQQHVLLSTGVWTRVGIGPSKILAKMANNFAKKKPGGTFRLDYDNLDTELWPRPVHEMFMVAGRMTKNFYRMGITTIGDIARMELGEFKQRMRRTMGKQSDIQAEYYWQTARGIDPSPVVTGIRHQMKSVGHGKALRWNLYTRLEEIEVVLLELVIEVCQRARKYRYMGSVVSVAVVETDGNTSNSYSRQTTLPEPSALTHEVAAAAYRLFVDHWTGMPLSRLAITISELTDDRVMQLTLFDDRIRTLGKEQAIDQIKTRYGSQALIRASSLLESAVALERAEQIGGHYK, from the coding sequence ATGCCTAGAGAGCGGATAATTCTGCTCTCCGACTGCCAGTCCTTCTATGCCAGCGTCGAGAAGGCGGCCCATCCCGAATATGCGGATCAGCCTGTGGCGGTCGGCGATCCCACGCGGATGAACGGGATTGTGCTGGCGGCCTGCCCGCTGGCCAAATCCCGCGGGGTGACCACCGCCTCGCGCGTGGGGGAAGCCCTGACGAAATGCCCGGAGCTCGTAGTCATCCGGCCGCGGATGGGAACCTACATTAAGGTCTCCCTCCTGATCTCCGAGATCTACCAAGTATATACCGATCTGGTGGAGGCGTTCAGCATCGACGAGCAGTTCCTGGATGTGACCGGCTCCTTGCGCGCGTTCGGAGGAGATCTGGCGGAGCTGATTCACTCCATCCAGCAGCACGTTCTGTTATCTACCGGAGTGTGGACCCGGGTGGGCATCGGGCCGTCCAAAATCCTCGCCAAAATGGCCAACAACTTCGCCAAGAAGAAGCCCGGCGGAACGTTCCGGCTGGATTACGATAATCTGGACACTGAGCTGTGGCCGCGTCCGGTACACGAAATGTTTATGGTAGCCGGGCGGATGACTAAGAACTTTTACCGTATGGGGATTACAACGATTGGAGATATTGCCCGGATGGAGCTGGGGGAGTTCAAGCAACGGATGCGCAGGACTATGGGCAAGCAGAGCGATATCCAGGCGGAATATTATTGGCAGACCGCACGCGGCATCGATCCCAGCCCGGTGGTGACCGGGATACGCCACCAGATGAAGTCTGTCGGCCACGGGAAGGCGCTGCGCTGGAATCTGTATACCCGGCTGGAGGAGATTGAGGTGGTGCTGCTGGAGCTGGTGATTGAGGTCTGCCAGCGGGCGCGGAAATACCGGTACATGGGCTCGGTGGTGTCTGTTGCGGTAGTCGAGACGGACGGCAATACCTCCAATTCCTACAGCCGTCAGACGACACTGCCGGAGCCGTCCGCGCTGACCCATGAGGTGGCGGCAGCAGCGTACCGCTTATTCGTGGACCATTGGACGGGGATGCCGCTAAGCCGTCTGGCGATCACCATCTCCGAATTAACGGATGACCGCGTGATGCAGCTGACCCTGTTCGATGACCGTATACGAACTCTGGGCAAGGAACAGGCGATTGACCAGATCAAGACCCGGTATGGCAGCCAGGCCTTGATCCGCGCCTCTTCATTGCTGGAATCGGCGGTTGCTCTGGAGCGGGCTGAGCAGATCGGGGGACATTACAAATGA
- a CDS encoding alpha-glycosidase: MALSRQAVSQPSSASSIELECIYHSTQGRWAYAYNKDTFHLRIRSKKNNVDRVFALTGDKYDWEQHHQELSMRKVATDSFFDYWEAEVFPEFKRFSYGFRLETGQETVWMLESGFFTDGLPAPAGGYYEMPYLHEADLLKVPEWAKSAVFYQIMPDRFANGDPANDPEGTLEWGAPPAYDSYFGGDLQGMIDHLDYIVELGVTALYLTPIFQAPSNHKYDTVDYATVDANFGDLDKLKQLVDLAHSKGLKVVLDAVFNHTSSGFAPFKDVLEHGADSKYAGWFHIHDYPVQVVDGKANYDTFGFFSGMPKLNTANPEARDYLLDITKFWLKEVHIDGWRLDVANEVDHVFWRDFRKAVKEINPEAFIIGEVWSDSLSWLQGDQFDSVMNYPFSDRLLKFFGADNGMDADTFAAQIYGLLMRYPRQANEVLFNLLASHDTPRVLTRLGGDKQRLKLAIAFLFTFTGTPCIFYGDEIGITGGDDPDCRKCMIWEEDRQDRELLRFYQSLIALRKQHEVLRTGQFCFLLSDPASPGLVYERWNEHTRFTVWMNNSTEPLTLTQSLGGGAWQDALNGEPVEQEGEKIRMTLEPLEYRILYSGQAGGEA; encoded by the coding sequence ATGGCTCTCAGCAGACAAGCAGTGTCCCAACCATCATCCGCCTCCTCCATCGAGCTGGAATGTATCTATCATTCAACGCAGGGACGATGGGCGTATGCTTATAACAAGGATACCTTCCACTTAAGAATCCGCAGCAAAAAAAACAATGTAGACCGGGTATTCGCACTGACCGGCGACAAATACGACTGGGAGCAGCATCATCAGGAGCTGAGCATGCGCAAGGTGGCTACTGACAGCTTCTTCGATTATTGGGAAGCAGAGGTCTTCCCCGAGTTCAAGCGTTTCTCCTACGGCTTCCGGCTGGAAACCGGTCAGGAGACGGTATGGATGCTGGAATCCGGCTTCTTTACAGACGGGCTGCCTGCGCCTGCCGGAGGCTATTACGAAATGCCTTATCTTCACGAGGCCGACCTGCTGAAGGTTCCAGAATGGGCAAAATCTGCGGTCTTCTATCAGATCATGCCGGACCGGTTCGCTAACGGTGATCCGGCGAATGACCCTGAAGGGACACTCGAATGGGGGGCACCGCCTGCCTACGACAGCTATTTTGGCGGTGACCTGCAGGGGATGATTGATCATCTGGATTATATTGTAGAGCTTGGCGTAACGGCGCTGTATCTGACCCCCATTTTCCAGGCTCCCAGCAATCATAAATATGACACCGTTGACTACGCAACAGTCGATGCAAACTTTGGAGATCTCGATAAGCTCAAGCAACTGGTGGACCTGGCCCATTCCAAAGGACTTAAGGTGGTCCTCGATGCCGTCTTCAATCATACCAGCTCCGGGTTCGCACCGTTCAAGGATGTGCTGGAGCATGGAGCGGACTCCAAATATGCAGGCTGGTTCCATATCCATGATTATCCTGTCCAGGTGGTGGACGGCAAGGCCAACTATGATACCTTCGGCTTCTTCAGCGGAATGCCCAAGCTCAACACTGCCAACCCGGAAGCCAGAGATTATCTGCTGGATATTACCAAGTTCTGGCTCAAGGAGGTCCACATCGACGGCTGGCGGCTGGATGTCGCTAATGAGGTAGACCATGTGTTCTGGCGGGATTTCCGCAAGGCGGTCAAGGAGATCAACCCGGAAGCGTTCATCATCGGCGAGGTCTGGAGCGACTCTCTCAGCTGGCTGCAGGGCGATCAGTTCGATTCGGTGATGAACTATCCCTTCTCTGACCGGCTGCTGAAGTTCTTCGGCGCGGACAACGGCATGGATGCGGACACCTTCGCCGCGCAGATCTACGGGCTGCTTATGCGGTATCCCCGGCAGGCGAATGAAGTGCTGTTCAATCTCCTGGCGAGCCATGATACCCCGAGAGTACTCACCCGGCTGGGCGGAGACAAGCAGCGGCTGAAGCTGGCCATCGCCTTCCTCTTCACGTTCACCGGTACGCCGTGTATTTTCTATGGAGATGAGATCGGAATTACCGGCGGGGATGACCCGGATTGCCGCAAATGCATGATCTGGGAAGAGGACCGGCAGGACCGGGAGCTGCTGCGCTTTTATCAGAGCCTCATTGCCCTGCGCAAACAGCACGAGGTGCTGCGCACCGGCCAGTTCTGCTTCCTGCTGAGTGATCCGGCCAGCCCGGGTCTGGTGTATGAACGCTGGAATGAGCACACCCGCTTCACGGTCTGGATGAACAACTCTACCGAACCGCTGACGCTTACGCAATCACTGGGCGGCGGAGCTTGGCAGGATGCCTTGAACGGCGAGCCTGTAGAGCAGGAGGGGGAGAAAATCCGTATGACGCTGGAACCGCTGGAATACCGGATTTTGTATAGCGGACAAGCTGGCGGCGAAGCCTGA
- a CDS encoding VanZ family protein has translation MFQGKTRTAAWISLGLYTVLTLFFLFVGFNRSSALPETDLRYRLAFDGIPLHFPGGGYSNLWVFNLGNYLAFVPFGLVVPLLIRCRFLPFLLVFLAAITGIELIQMVTHLGSFDINDIVINTLGAVVGYGAQRLIRRDLTTTKGMLKLLSSGAVLTLIVYSAVSGINYYLDHGRGEIRALDQLPIEHGEVRWEQGLHSFTMAQEQIEPAVNLYSPDHPGIHEFSLRLDGQYKELAGNFGVPDDAIPAKGSGTSSVIISADGEELCSLDVNIATGENQPLSFQVSVEGTQELTLTVKTDAPDPRTHAVLWDLTLTEANAGQKLAAQLHRLLGGK, from the coding sequence ATGTTTCAAGGCAAGACGAGGACCGCCGCCTGGATCAGCTTAGGTCTCTACACGGTCCTCACCTTATTTTTCTTGTTTGTCGGCTTCAACCGCTCATCGGCTCTGCCCGAGACGGACCTCAGGTATCGCTTGGCTTTTGACGGCATTCCGTTGCATTTTCCGGGCGGGGGTTATTCGAATCTGTGGGTCTTCAATCTGGGCAACTATCTGGCCTTCGTCCCGTTCGGCCTAGTGGTTCCGCTGCTGATCCGCTGCCGCTTCCTGCCGTTCCTCTTGGTCTTCTTAGCAGCCATTACAGGAATTGAGCTGATTCAGATGGTAACACATTTGGGTTCGTTCGATATTAACGATATCGTTATTAATACGCTGGGCGCGGTTGTCGGCTACGGTGCCCAGCGGCTGATCCGCCGCGACCTTACAACCACAAAAGGTATGCTCAAGCTCCTGTCATCAGGCGCTGTCTTGACGTTAATCGTCTACTCCGCCGTGAGCGGTATCAACTATTATCTGGATCATGGCCGCGGTGAGATCAGAGCGCTGGACCAGTTGCCCATTGAGCACGGTGAAGTGCGGTGGGAACAAGGACTCCATAGTTTCACTATGGCACAGGAGCAGATTGAACCGGCTGTCAATCTCTATAGCCCTGATCATCCGGGAATCCATGAGTTCTCCCTGCGCCTGGATGGACAGTACAAGGAGTTAGCCGGGAATTTCGGCGTCCCTGACGATGCTATACCAGCTAAGGGCAGCGGTACCAGCAGCGTCATAATCAGCGCCGACGGAGAAGAGCTCTGCTCCCTCGATGTGAATATCGCAACGGGCGAGAATCAGCCGCTGTCTTTTCAGGTTTCAGTTGAAGGCACACAAGAGCTGACCCTTACAGTCAAAACCGATGCTCCCGACCCGCGCACCCATGCGGTATTGTGGGACCTTACGCTCACAGAGGCCAATGCCGGCCAAAAGCTGGCAGCACAGCTTCACCGGCTGCTGGGCGGGAAATAA
- a CDS encoding SOS response-associated peptidase — translation MCGRYTITVTLEELITKYFIREHPLIQYAPRYNAAPMQPIAAVIHDGTQNKLGELRWGLLPSWSKEDKNAAKLINARSETLLEKASFKGLVASRRCVIPADGFYDWKVQEGGKQPLRITMRDGKLFSMAALYDIWTGPDGGRISTCTIITTTPNRLMKDIHDRMPVILDADGEAQWLERSNRNIPALMKLLRPYDAEQMLAYPVSAAVGDVRSDYPELIRRAGPEPVQGTLF, via the coding sequence ATGTGCGGAAGATACACGATCACGGTAACGCTGGAGGAGCTGATCACCAAGTATTTCATCCGGGAGCACCCGCTCATCCAATATGCACCGAGGTATAACGCGGCTCCGATGCAGCCTATTGCCGCTGTTATTCATGACGGCACACAGAATAAGCTCGGAGAACTTCGCTGGGGACTGCTCCCTTCCTGGTCCAAGGAGGACAAGAACGCTGCCAAGCTAATCAATGCCCGCAGTGAGACTCTGCTGGAGAAGGCTTCTTTCAAAGGACTGGTGGCCTCCCGCCGCTGTGTGATTCCCGCAGACGGCTTCTATGACTGGAAGGTCCAGGAAGGCGGCAAGCAGCCGCTGCGGATCACGATGCGGGACGGGAAGCTGTTCTCCATGGCTGCACTGTATGATATCTGGACCGGCCCTGACGGCGGCAGAATCTCCACCTGCACGATCATCACCACTACCCCGAACCGTCTCATGAAAGACATCCATGACCGGATGCCGGTCATTCTGGATGCGGACGGGGAGGCGCAGTGGCTGGAGCGCAGCAACCGGAATATTCCCGCCCTGATGAAGCTGCTGCGGCCTTACGATGCGGAGCAAATGCTGGCCTATCCCGTCTCCGCAGCCGTGGGCGATGTCAGGAGTGACTACCCGGAGCTGATCCGCAGAGCCGGGCCGGAGCCGGTGCAGGGGACCCTATTTTGA
- a CDS encoding GDSL-type esterase/lipase family protein, producing the protein MFKKIILTLVIGSTALTLAACGSGQNPQNVTSQPQVNETAPPEQPNSISYKTIFKNSVFLGDSITEALSYHDILDDVNVVAGAGKTVELALIRGDVDKLTERNPQHVFIMLGSDDILLPPQITDNPKQYSLKFYDQLIDSIKEKLPQASITILPVTPVTPEAEKVEPRYKNIDDYNQGLKELAGKKQAGFADLSSIFADSTTFYSSDGIHFKPEFYTRMLDLLKDRVK; encoded by the coding sequence ATGTTTAAAAAAATCATCTTAACGCTAGTTATAGGCAGTACCGCACTCACCTTGGCAGCATGCGGGAGTGGGCAAAATCCGCAAAACGTGACGTCTCAGCCACAGGTCAATGAAACAGCCCCCCCGGAGCAGCCAAACTCTATTTCCTATAAAACAATATTTAAGAACAGCGTATTTCTGGGAGATTCGATTACAGAGGCACTGTCTTACCATGACATTCTGGACGATGTCAATGTAGTGGCAGGTGCCGGAAAGACGGTTGAGCTGGCTCTTATCCGTGGAGATGTTGATAAGCTGACAGAGCGGAATCCGCAACATGTATTTATTATGCTGGGATCCGACGATATTCTATTGCCGCCGCAAATTACCGATAACCCTAAGCAGTATTCACTGAAGTTCTACGACCAATTGATCGACAGCATCAAGGAGAAGCTTCCGCAGGCATCCATAACGATTTTACCGGTTACGCCGGTTACACCGGAAGCGGAGAAAGTGGAACCACGCTACAAAAATATCGACGATTACAACCAGGGATTAAAAGAACTGGCGGGCAAAAAGCAGGCCGGATTTGCCGATTTATCCTCCATATTTGCGGACAGCACAACTTTTTATAGTTCGGACGGCATTCATTTTAAACCGGAATTTTATACACGTATGCTCGATTTGCTGAAAGACCGGGTGAAATAA
- a CDS encoding GNAT family N-acetyltransferase, which translates to MNIRTATEADYDYLASRDPHVLNSLLLPKINQQEIYILSEGGLDIGWLRYGYFWDQIPFMNLLWIDEPYRGAGFGRQAVLHWEQAMQAMGHKQVMTSSMANEEAQHFYRKLCYRDSGCLLPDNEPLEIFFTKALEPGHDVAPC; encoded by the coding sequence ATGAACATTAGAACCGCAACCGAAGCCGATTATGATTACCTCGCAAGCCGTGACCCTCATGTCCTGAACTCACTTCTTCTCCCGAAAATAAACCAGCAGGAGATTTACATTCTGAGCGAGGGCGGGCTGGACATTGGCTGGCTGCGTTACGGCTATTTCTGGGATCAGATCCCTTTTATGAATCTGCTGTGGATTGATGAGCCTTACCGGGGTGCCGGCTTCGGCAGACAGGCGGTGCTGCACTGGGAGCAGGCGATGCAGGCCATGGGCCACAAGCAGGTCATGACCTCCTCCATGGCCAATGAAGAGGCCCAGCATTTTTACCGGAAACTCTGCTACCGCGACTCGGGCTGCCTGCTGCCGGACAATGAGCCGCTGGAGATTTTCTTCACCAAAGCGCTGGAGCCTGGTCATGACGTGGCCCCCTGCTGA
- a CDS encoding DHHW family protein: protein MKKYDQVYYRALAIVLLMFTGAVLVVNVLTPAKVFSESENRMLQQFPNFSLQALGSGKFASEFEAYLADQFIERDFWIGLKSGADQGVGRKESNGVYIGKDGYLIQKFSPPEHGDLEDKLKALQAFDQATPGLRKYMMLVPTAASILKDKLPPYASGGDERVYWDKIKASDPGDIRWINVFPVLEANKEQPVYYKTDHHWTTKGAFLAYRELGAPMSFTPKNEEEFNIRQVTGQFYGSLYSKSGVRHIQPDSIELYYPKVPEILSVDYVDEQQSADSMYVMGNLAKKDKYTVFFNGNHGLIRITTGHTEGRRLLIVKDSYANSLIPFLTSHFSEIDVVDLRYYDGDLLKLMKERQIRDMLILYNMTTFSEDPSIKALADAVE from the coding sequence TTGAAGAAATACGACCAAGTCTATTACCGCGCACTCGCCATTGTACTGCTTATGTTTACTGGAGCGGTATTGGTTGTCAACGTTTTGACCCCGGCAAAGGTATTTTCCGAATCAGAGAATCGGATGCTGCAGCAGTTCCCGAACTTCTCGCTTCAAGCCTTAGGCTCAGGCAAGTTTGCTTCAGAATTTGAAGCGTATCTAGCGGATCAGTTTATAGAGAGAGACTTTTGGATTGGACTGAAATCCGGGGCAGACCAGGGGGTGGGGAGGAAGGAGAGCAATGGAGTTTACATCGGCAAGGATGGATACTTGATTCAAAAATTTTCGCCTCCCGAACATGGAGACTTGGAGGACAAGCTGAAAGCCCTTCAAGCCTTTGATCAGGCTACTCCTGGTCTGCGCAAATATATGATGCTGGTGCCGACCGCAGCTTCCATACTTAAGGATAAACTGCCGCCTTATGCTTCCGGGGGTGACGAGAGGGTCTATTGGGACAAGATAAAAGCTTCTGATCCCGGGGACATTCGATGGATCAATGTTTTCCCCGTGCTGGAGGCGAACAAGGAGCAGCCGGTCTATTACAAAACAGATCACCACTGGACGACCAAAGGTGCTTTTCTAGCCTATCGGGAGCTGGGCGCACCCATGAGCTTTACACCCAAGAACGAAGAGGAGTTCAACATCCGCCAAGTCACCGGTCAGTTTTATGGTTCTCTGTATTCGAAGAGCGGGGTTCGGCACATCCAGCCGGATTCTATTGAGCTGTACTATCCCAAGGTACCGGAGATTCTTTCCGTAGATTATGTTGACGAACAGCAAAGTGCAGATTCGATGTACGTTATGGGCAACCTCGCCAAGAAGGATAAATACACTGTTTTTTTCAATGGGAATCATGGCTTGATCCGCATAACAACCGGCCATACGGAAGGGCGAAGGCTGCTTATTGTTAAAGATTCATATGCAAACAGCCTGATCCCTTTTTTAACATCGCATTTCAGCGAAATTGATGTGGTAGACCTCCGATATTATGATGGCGATCTGCTGAAGCTTATGAAAGAACGGCAAATCCGCGACATGCTGATTTTGTATAATATGACTACATTTTCTGAGGATCCATCCATTAAAGCATTAGCAGATGCTGTGGAATAA
- a CDS encoding DUF3221 domain-containing protein: MLLKTSTISKRALIFIFLLLVTACGKGDTVFKGTVHSVDVDNKRILVIAQLKEEDLSKSYKEVLETNMYSQAIWVNEVSPSKYKKGEEIEVFYQASDDSFPAQVTANKIVKSPASASFHSSHPDTLGAGIIVTAFCTIEY, translated from the coding sequence ATGCTACTAAAAACCAGTACTATCTCTAAAAGGGCTCTTATTTTTATTTTCTTGTTATTAGTTACTGCCTGCGGTAAGGGTGACACTGTATTTAAGGGAACTGTACACTCAGTAGATGTAGACAATAAAAGGATTCTAGTCATTGCTCAATTAAAAGAAGAAGACTTGAGTAAGAGTTATAAGGAAGTTCTAGAAACTAATATGTACTCTCAAGCCATTTGGGTAAATGAAGTTTCACCTTCTAAATATAAAAAGGGTGAAGAGATTGAAGTGTTCTATCAAGCAAGTGATGATTCATTTCCGGCACAAGTTACAGCCAACAAAATTGTAAAATCACCAGCCAGCGCCTCGTTCCACAGCAGTCATCCGGATACTCTAGGCGCTGGAATAATAGTAACTGCATTTTGTACAATTGAATATTGA